Below is a window of Fulvitalea axinellae DNA.
TAGGCGGTGTTTTTTCCGTGGAGTTTGTCGTTTTCGTAAGCGCCCCTGCTTATTAACTGGCCGTTTTGGGCGTAAGATTCGAAGGCTCCGGATTTGCTTCCGTCCTTATGGTTGTAGATTGTGTTGACTTTGCCGTTTGGAAAATAGGATGTGAACGATCCTGACAGTTTGCCTTTTGAGAAAAAACCGACGGACTCTAGCTTCCCGTCTTCGAAATAGCTTTTGACCGTGTCTTCGGCGAATCCGTCTTTGTGGTGTGAGATTTTCCGCAGTTGCCCGTTTTCGTAGAAGTCTTCTACTTTGCCGTTGGGTTTTCCTTTTTCGAAATGGGTCTGGCTTTTGAGTTTGCCGGAAGGGTAATAGACGGCCAAGCGGTTTACTAATGTGTCTTGGGCGAATTCCGCTTCCTGTACCAAAGCTCCTTGCGGCGCAAATACTTTGACGGTTCCGTGTTTTAGGCCGTCTTTGTAGTTGATTTCTCTCCTTTGTTTTCCGTCGGGATAAAATTCGTTGAATGTCCCCTGTTTTTTGCCTTTTACGAAGTTGCCGGCGATCTCGATTTGGCCATTATAATGGTAAACTTTGAACGGTCCGTGAATCAAGGAGGAGTCGCCGTCAAGGTAAGTGTAGGTCTTCCGGATGTGTTTTCTCTCCCTTGGGTCAAAAAATTCGGTTACCCTCCGTTGGGCTCTGGCTATGTTGCCCGACAGTAGGGAGAACAGTATAACCCCAAGTAACGTTTTTGCTGGCATGCTTTGGGTTATTTTATTTTTTAGAAAAAAACGACGGATTATTATTGATATATATCGTAACAAAACTTCGGATTTTGTGAAATTAATAAAACAGATTGGCTTCCCGGATGCTTAGCTCATAATACATGACGATTGTCAGATGTATCGATGTGGCAGGTCATAATCCGGATAGGGGCCTAGTGTTACCTTTGTTATGTGATCGGAGTTGAGCTTCTCACGAAGCGAAGCTTCTGTTTGGTTTAATGTGGTTATTGTTTGTTTTTAGGGTTTGAGTGAAAATGCCGTGAGGTATTTTCTGTTAATGAGTTTGATTGTTGTTCGACTCCCCGGGGTGGTTTCCGGGGAGTTCTTTTTTTATAACGGTAAATATGGATTTTTCGGATAGAGGATATGCCCCGCTATCCGAAAAAAATCGACTTTACTCCTTCAAGACCATATCGATGCACATCACGGCGGCCAAAATCAGCTTGCGGGCCACATGTCCGGAAGGCACGTTGTCATTGATCGTAAGCATGTAATTGTCGGCGGTAGTGAAAAGCTCTTTGCCTATGCCGGCCCACTTTTTTGACACCATGGCCAGTTCGTTACCCTCTTTCTCGAAACGAAATTCCCAACTGCTCCACTTCCCTTTGAGTTGGCAGATCACTTGGTCATCTGGAGTGAGGACATCGA
It encodes the following:
- a CDS encoding toxin-antitoxin system YwqK family antitoxin yields the protein MPAKTLLGVILFSLLSGNIARAQRRVTEFFDPRERKHIRKTYTYLDGDSSLIHGPFKVYHYNGQIEIAGNFVKGKKQGTFNEFYPDGKQRREINYKDGLKHGTVKVFAPQGALVQEAEFAQDTLVNRLAVYYPSGKLKSQTHFEKGKPNGKVEDFYENGQLRKISHHKDGFAEDTVKSYFEDGKLESVGFFSKGKLSGSFTSYFPNGKVNTIYNHKDGSKSGAFESYAQNGQLISRGAYENDKLHGKNTAYYPDGALKHELQYEKGELKGENKYYYPSGKVKIKKKISAPGKDWQEWDYNEAGNTLAIRIFKMKKPAGKWITYFPNGKTKEEIPHDKGRKNGLAKRYHENGNIASETQYMNNLIIGELKTYHPDGKPESVTLYKLGKKQGPHTSYHPSGMKACEGKNEGNRKAGEWKYFGEKGKLSKTVLYKRGKVIKETPAKR